A genome region from Bacteroidota bacterium includes the following:
- a CDS encoding transposase, with protein MPNHIHGLIHIDTWDGTESPEDSRGHGSRSASLSSIVGSLKSAASKIYRQAQRSGSDEIVWQRGFYERIVRDEQELLAARRYIEENPQRWRDDPMYATEQQC; from the coding sequence ATGCCAAATCATATTCACGGCTTGATCCATATCGACACATGGGATGGCACCGAATCGCCTGAAGATAGTCGAGGGCATGGGTCAAGAAGCGCATCGCTCTCTTCCATCGTCGGGTCATTGAAATCCGCTGCCTCGAAGATCTACCGCCAAGCACAGAGGAGCGGAAGCGATGAGATAGTCTGGCAAAGGGGATTCTACGAACGGATCGTCAGAGACGAACAAGAGTTGCTCGCAGCCAGGCGCTACATTGAGGAGAATCCGCAACGGTGGCGGGACGATCCGATGTACGCCACCGAGCAGCAGTGCTAG
- a CDS encoding bifunctional (p)ppGpp synthetase/guanosine-3',5'-bis(diphosphate) 3'-pyrophosphohydrolase, which yields MHLEEFKYNQTYLKRSEMEMLLLERGFAATDVNLAVGAYDMAESVHEGQKRHDGTPYFWHPSRVAKIVILELEIKDIQVICAALLHDVLEDSLVITGDVIKYNFGEYCSQLVQLLTKDIKAEGMMREMLEKEYVDRIKAASVDAKILKLCDRLDSFRCLAFNVKKNPIKYIIETTKFYFPLGQGSGDARLEYLIKELQAARNKFLG from the coding sequence GTGCATCTTGAGGAATTCAAATACAACCAGACCTACCTCAAGCGCTCCGAAATGGAGATGCTCCTGTTGGAGCGTGGTTTTGCGGCAACCGATGTGAATCTCGCCGTCGGCGCCTATGATATGGCCGAAAGCGTCCACGAAGGCCAGAAGCGACACGACGGTACTCCCTACTTCTGGCACCCCAGCCGCGTCGCAAAGATCGTGATCCTGGAGCTGGAGATCAAAGATATTCAGGTCATCTGCGCAGCACTGTTACACGACGTGCTCGAGGATTCACTAGTAATCACCGGCGACGTCATCAAGTACAACTTCGGCGAATATTGCAGCCAACTGGTGCAACTACTGACGAAAGATATCAAAGCCGAAGGCATGATGCGCGAGATGCTCGAGAAAGAGTATGTCGACCGCATCAAAGCCGCCAGCGTCGATGCCAAGATCCTCAAGCTCTGCGACCGTCTTGACTCCTTCCGCTGCCTCGCCTTCAACGTCAAGAAGAACCCCATCAAGTACATTATCGAGACAACGAAGTTCTATTTCCCGCTCGGCCAAGGCAGCGGCGATGCGCGATTAGAATACCTGATCAAAGAATTGCAGGCGGCGAGGAATAAGTTTTTGGGGTAA
- the ychF gene encoding redox-regulated ATPase YchF, which yields MGLQCGIVGLPNVGKSTLFNAITSTNLAAAANYPFCTIEPNTGVVAVPDGRLKVLTQIAEPDKEVPATIEFVDIAGLVKGAAQGEGLGNQFLSHIRDVDAILHVVRCFDDSNIIHVDGSVNPKRDIEIIDAELIFKDLETVEKKLDGAARKAKTGDPKAKAETDFYERVKKSLESSKLARTFPIENDDEAMWMRDMHLITRKPIMYIANTDEAGLANGNAYIDTVREIANAEGANIVPICAKIECELAELPPDERQAFLEELGMKEPGLNVIVRSAYDLLGLQTYFTVGKQEVRAWTVRKGAKAPEAAGVIHTDFEKGFIRAEVMKYDDFVRLKTEAAMRDAGLLRSEGRDYTVADGDIMHFRFNV from the coding sequence ATGGGCTTACAGTGTGGTATCGTCGGCTTGCCGAACGTCGGGAAATCGACCCTGTTTAATGCAATCACATCCACGAACCTCGCGGCGGCGGCGAATTACCCGTTCTGCACGATCGAGCCGAATACGGGCGTCGTGGCGGTCCCGGATGGCCGCCTGAAGGTCCTAACGCAGATCGCCGAGCCGGACAAGGAAGTCCCGGCAACCATCGAGTTCGTCGACATCGCCGGCCTCGTCAAAGGCGCGGCGCAGGGTGAAGGCCTGGGCAACCAATTCCTCTCGCATATTCGCGATGTCGATGCAATCCTGCACGTCGTCCGGTGCTTCGACGATTCTAACATTATCCATGTCGATGGCTCGGTCAACCCGAAGCGCGACATCGAGATCATCGACGCAGAATTGATCTTCAAAGACCTCGAAACGGTTGAGAAGAAACTCGACGGCGCGGCTCGCAAGGCCAAGACAGGCGACCCCAAAGCAAAGGCAGAGACAGATTTTTACGAGCGAGTCAAGAAGTCGCTCGAATCGAGTAAACTGGCTCGTACCTTCCCGATCGAGAACGACGACGAGGCGATGTGGATGCGCGATATGCACCTGATCACACGCAAACCGATCATGTACATTGCCAATACCGATGAGGCAGGGCTCGCGAACGGAAATGCATATATCGATACCGTCCGTGAGATCGCCAACGCCGAAGGCGCTAACATTGTCCCGATCTGCGCGAAGATCGAGTGTGAGCTTGCAGAACTTCCGCCCGACGAGCGTCAGGCCTTCCTCGAAGAACTTGGAATGAAGGAGCCTGGCTTGAACGTGATCGTGCGCTCGGCGTACGATCTACTTGGTCTGCAGACGTACTTCACTGTTGGCAAACAGGAAGTCCGCGCCTGGACGGTACGCAAGGGTGCAAAGGCGCCCGAAGCCGCCGGTGTCATCCATACCGATTTCGAAAAAGGCTTCATCCGCGCAGAAGTGATGAAATACGACGACTTTGTTCGCCTAAAGACCGAAGCTGCGATGAGAGATGCAGGCTTGCTACGCTCCGAAGGCCGAGATTACACTGTCGCCGACGGGGACATCATGCACTTCCGATTCAATGTATGA